In the Chroococcidiopsis sp. TS-821 genome, one interval contains:
- a CDS encoding S-methyl-5'-thioadenosine phosphorylase, whose product MAQAQIGIIGGSGLYKMDALKDIEEVQLSTPFGSPSDAVILGTLENTRVAFLARHGRNHTLLPSELPFRANIYAMKQLGVEYLISASAVGSLKEEVKPLDMVVPNQFIDRTKNRISTFFGEGIVAHIAFGDPVCHQLAGILAEAIASLNLPDVTLHHGGTYVCMEGPAFSTKAESHLYRSWGATVIGMTNLPEAKLAREAEIAYATLALVTDYDCWHPDHDSVTVEMVIANLQRNATNAQKVIQETVRRLSQNPPQSEAHSALKYAILTRLDQAPTATKEKLHLLLQKYL is encoded by the coding sequence ATGGCTCAAGCTCAAATAGGAATTATTGGTGGTAGCGGTCTATATAAAATGGATGCGCTTAAAGATATTGAAGAAGTACAATTATCGACGCCATTTGGTTCGCCTTCGGATGCTGTAATATTGGGAACTTTAGAGAATACCAGAGTTGCTTTTTTAGCGCGCCACGGTCGCAATCATACTTTGCTACCATCGGAACTACCTTTTCGGGCAAATATTTATGCAATGAAGCAATTGGGAGTTGAGTATTTGATTTCTGCTTCGGCGGTTGGTTCGTTAAAAGAGGAAGTCAAGCCGCTTGATATGGTAGTACCAAATCAATTTATTGACCGAACAAAAAATCGAATTTCGACCTTTTTTGGTGAAGGAATCGTGGCGCATATTGCGTTTGGCGATCCTGTGTGTCATCAACTTGCCGGAATTTTAGCAGAGGCGATCGCATCTCTCAACTTACCTGATGTCACACTTCATCATGGTGGAACTTATGTCTGCATGGAAGGTCCTGCATTTTCGACGAAAGCAGAATCGCATCTTTACCGTAGCTGGGGCGCTACTGTCATTGGCATGACAAATCTACCCGAAGCAAAATTAGCACGCGAAGCAGAAATCGCTTACGCAACTCTAGCACTCGTCACAGATTACGACTGTTGGCATCCAGATCATGACAGCGTTACGGTGGAAATGGTGATTGCTAACTTGCAACGCAACGCAACCAATGCCCAAAAAGTTATTCAAGAAACCGTACGCCGCTTAAGTCAAAATCCACCACAATCAGAAGCGCATTCGGCATTAAAATATGCAATCTTGACTCGACTCGATCAAGCACCCACAGCAACAAAAGAGAAATTACATTTGTTATTGCAGAAGTATTTGTAA